One Streptococcus gallolyticus subsp. gallolyticus DSM 16831 DNA window includes the following coding sequences:
- the sdaAA gene encoding L-serine ammonia-lyase, iron-sulfur-dependent, subunit alpha, with the protein MFYSIKELVEQADKDFNGNIAELMIATEMELSGRSRDEIIHIMTKNLQVMKNSVTDGLTPSKSISGLTGGDAVKMDTYLKSGKTLSDTTILTAVRNAIAVNELNAKMGLVCATPTAGSAGCLPAVLTTAIDKLKLSEEEQLNFLFTAGAFGLVIGNNASISGAEGGCQAEVGSASAMSAAALVKAAGGSAFQASQAVAFVIKNMLGLICDPVAGLVEVPCVKRNALGSSFALVAADMALADIESQIPVDEVVDAMYQVGASLPTAFRETAEGGLAATPIGRRLQAQIFGE; encoded by the coding sequence ATGTTTTATTCTATTAAAGAATTAGTTGAACAAGCCGATAAAGATTTTAACGGTAATATTGCTGAACTAATGATTGCCACCGAAATGGAATTAAGTGGGCGTAGCCGTGATGAAATCATTCACATCATGACGAAAAACCTTCAAGTCATGAAAAATTCTGTTACTGACGGACTAACACCTAGTAAATCAATTAGTGGTCTAACTGGTGGAGACGCCGTCAAAATGGACACCTACCTTAAATCGGGTAAGACTTTGTCAGATACCACTATCTTGACCGCTGTCCGCAATGCCATTGCTGTCAATGAACTGAATGCCAAAATGGGACTTGTTTGTGCTACACCAACAGCTGGCTCTGCTGGTTGTTTACCTGCCGTTCTGACAACTGCTATTGACAAATTAAAACTTTCTGAAGAAGAACAGTTGAACTTTTTATTCACTGCTGGTGCTTTTGGACTCGTTATTGGAAATAATGCTTCAATCTCTGGCGCTGAAGGTGGCTGTCAAGCTGAAGTTGGCTCTGCTTCTGCAATGAGTGCCGCAGCTTTGGTTAAGGCTGCTGGTGGCTCTGCTTTCCAAGCCAGCCAAGCAGTTGCTTTTGTTATCAAAAATATGCTTGGACTTATCTGTGACCCTGTTGCAGGGCTTGTTGAAGTCCCATGTGTTAAACGTAATGCTCTTGGTTCAAGTTTTGCACTTGTGGCTGCTGACATGGCACTTGCTGACATTGAATCTCAAATTCCAGTTGACGAAGTTGTTGATGCGATGTATCAAGTTGGAGCAAGTCTGCCAACTGCCTTTCGTGAAACTGCCGAAGGTGGCTTAGCTGCCACACCAATAGGACGACGATTACAAGCTCAAATTTTTGGAGAATAG
- a CDS encoding energy-coupling factor ABC transporter ATP-binding protein: MTLNSIDVKHLKFKYDDNQDNYTLDDLSFHVKQGEWLSIIGHNGSGKSTTVRLIDGLLAAESGDIFVENELLTEENVWNIRQKIGMVFQNPDNQFVGATVEDDVAFGLENKGIPLEEMQSRVKEALQLVGMSDFADREPSRFSGGQKQRVAIAGAIAMRPNIIILDEATSMLDPEGRLELIQTIKEIRDQYNMTVISITHDLDEVALSDRVLVMKRGKVESSSTPRELFARGEELLTLGLDIPFSANLISTLKNKGFEFTENYLTEKELEDQLWELLLKA, encoded by the coding sequence ATGACATTGAATAGCATTGACGTTAAACATTTAAAATTTAAATATGATGATAATCAGGACAATTACACCTTGGATGACTTATCGTTTCACGTGAAACAAGGTGAATGGTTGTCTATTATTGGGCACAATGGTTCAGGAAAATCAACAACAGTTCGTTTGATTGATGGGCTGTTGGCCGCTGAATCAGGCGATATTTTTGTTGAAAACGAGCTTTTAACGGAAGAAAATGTGTGGAACATTCGTCAGAAGATTGGAATGGTTTTTCAAAATCCAGATAATCAATTTGTTGGAGCAACCGTTGAGGACGATGTCGCTTTTGGACTTGAAAATAAAGGGATTCCTCTTGAGGAAATGCAGTCACGTGTTAAAGAGGCACTTCAATTAGTTGGAATGTCTGACTTTGCTGACCGTGAGCCGTCACGTTTTTCTGGCGGACAAAAACAACGTGTTGCGATTGCTGGAGCAATTGCTATGCGTCCCAATATTATTATTTTGGACGAAGCAACAAGTATGTTAGACCCAGAGGGACGTTTAGAATTGATTCAGACGATAAAAGAGATTCGTGATCAGTATAATATGACGGTTATTTCTATCACTCATGACTTAGATGAAGTTGCATTGAGTGACCGTGTGTTAGTCATGAAAAGAGGAAAAGTTGAGTCAAGCTCAACACCGCGAGAACTCTTTGCTAGAGGAGAAGAATTATTGACGTTAGGACTAGATATTCCTTTTTCAGCCAATCTTATCTCTACTTTAAAAAATAAAGGGTTTGAATTTACAGAGAATTATCTTACGGAAAAGGAATTAGAAGATCAGTTATGGGAATTACTCTTGAAAGCGTAA
- a CDS encoding energy-coupling factor ABC transporter ATP-binding protein, translating into MGITLESVNYTYQAGTPFEGRALFDINLSIKEGSYTAFIGHTGSGKSTIMQLLNGLNVPTEGAVIVDDIKITADSKNKDIKPVRKKVGLVFQFPESQLFEETVLKDVAFGPQNFGVSIEEAEQLAREKLAMVGISEEFFEKNPFELSGGQMRRVAIAGILAMEPEVLVLDEPTAGLDPKGRRELMDLFKKLHQNGMTIVLVTHLMDDVANYADYVNVLEGGKLVRSGYPKEVFQDVDFLESKQLGVPKITKFAQQLVKRGLQLESLPITIEEFAEVVKHG; encoded by the coding sequence ATGGGAATTACTCTTGAAAGCGTAAATTATACTTATCAAGCGGGGACACCTTTTGAAGGGCGTGCCCTTTTTGACATTAATCTTAGTATCAAAGAGGGCTCTTATACCGCTTTTATCGGACATACTGGCTCAGGTAAGTCAACGATTATGCAGCTGTTAAACGGGCTTAATGTGCCTACGGAGGGCGCCGTTATCGTAGATGATATAAAAATTACAGCTGACTCTAAAAATAAAGACATCAAACCTGTGCGTAAAAAAGTAGGACTTGTTTTTCAATTTCCTGAAAGCCAACTTTTTGAGGAGACAGTTCTTAAAGATGTCGCTTTTGGTCCACAAAATTTTGGTGTTTCCATAGAAGAAGCTGAACAATTAGCGCGTGAAAAACTAGCTATGGTTGGTATTAGTGAGGAATTTTTTGAAAAAAATCCATTTGAATTGTCAGGTGGTCAAATGCGCCGTGTTGCGATTGCTGGTATTTTGGCTATGGAACCAGAGGTGCTAGTCTTAGATGAGCCGACAGCAGGCTTAGACCCTAAAGGACGTCGTGAGCTTATGGACTTATTTAAAAAATTACATCAAAATGGTATGACAATCGTTTTAGTAACCCACTTGATGGACGATGTGGCTAATTATGCGGATTATGTCAATGTCCTTGAAGGTGGAAAATTAGTTCGTTCTGGTTACCCTAAAGAAGTTTTTCAGGATGTTGATTTTCTTGAAAGCAAACAGCTTGGTGTGCCAAAAATCACCAAGTTTGCTCAGCAGCTTGTAAAACGTGGTTTACAGCTAGAAAGTTTACCAATTACTATAGAAGAATTTGCAGAGGTGGTGAAACATGGATAA
- a CDS encoding HAD-IA family hydrolase, producing the protein MKSILFDLDGTLVNSSPGIKAAFNYAFERLQLPLQSDKQLSTFIGPPLEVTFANYFTEKADIDHAIKTFREYYNAKGVHQVSLYAGISDLLKELNDLGYSLYVTTSKHEPMAKLMLTELGVISNFKQVYGSTPEHFHKADVINACLTEQVIQAAEAVIIGDTKFDMIGGQKTGVRRLGITWGFGSAESLQEHGAEIICHQPQDIKKALSSL; encoded by the coding sequence ATGAAATCTATCTTATTCGACCTCGACGGAACCTTGGTAAATTCCAGTCCAGGAATCAAAGCAGCATTTAATTACGCTTTTGAAAGATTACAGTTACCTTTACAGAGTGACAAGCAATTGTCAACATTTATCGGTCCACCCTTAGAAGTTACCTTTGCTAATTATTTCACTGAGAAAGCCGATATTGACCATGCAATAAAAACTTTTAGAGAATACTATAACGCTAAAGGTGTTCATCAAGTTTCGCTTTATGCTGGTATTTCCGACCTACTAAAAGAATTGAATGACTTAGGCTACTCTCTCTATGTCACAACAAGTAAACACGAACCAATGGCTAAGCTAATGTTGACCGAGCTTGGTGTCATTTCAAACTTTAAGCAAGTTTATGGTTCAACTCCTGAACATTTTCACAAAGCAGATGTGATTAACGCTTGTCTTACAGAACAAGTAATCCAAGCAGCCGAAGCTGTCATCATCGGTGATACAAAATTTGATATGATTGGTGGTCAGAAAACAGGCGTTAGAAGGCTTGGTATTACTTGGGGCTTTGGTTCTGCTGAAAGTTTACAAGAACACGGCGCTGAAATAATCTGTCATCAACCACAAGACATTAAAAAAGCACTATCATCGCTATAA
- a CDS encoding transglycosylase SLT domain-containing protein, whose product MYSRIAKAKQRKIRNIIVSVLGATLSLAMIIFLIPKIELFSDTFTTHAEAEVVKSTSTSLSSTLNQTVTSTTSSESSSAEVSEVSEEPATEEVTEVEEVYTESEEPVVEDTTATESASYTTTTSSEVVDATTASNGNTAGTVGTEAAAQMAAATGVPQSTWEAIIARESNGDPSVTNASGASGLFQTMPGWGSTATVQDQITAAINAYNAQGLSAWGY is encoded by the coding sequence ATGTATAGTAGGATTGCTAAAGCAAAACAAAGAAAAATAAGAAATATTATCGTTAGTGTGCTCGGAGCAACTTTGAGCTTGGCTATGATTATTTTCCTTATTCCAAAAATAGAATTATTCTCAGATACGTTTACAACACATGCTGAGGCAGAGGTTGTTAAATCAACATCTACAAGTCTTTCATCGACTTTAAATCAAACAGTAACAAGTACAACATCATCTGAGTCTAGCTCAGCAGAAGTCAGCGAGGTGTCTGAAGAACCTGCTACCGAAGAAGTTACTGAGGTAGAAGAAGTTTACACAGAATCAGAAGAGCCAGTTGTTGAAGACACGACTGCGACAGAGTCAGCTTCTTATACGACAACAACAAGTTCAGAAGTAGTTGATGCAACAACAGCATCAAATGGAAACACTGCTGGTACTGTCGGTACAGAAGCTGCAGCGCAAATGGCAGCAGCAACAGGTGTTCCTCAATCAACTTGGGAAGCAATCATTGCACGTGAATCTAACGGTGATCCAAGTGTGACAAATGCTTCTGGGGCATCAGGTTTATTTCAAACAATGCCTGGTTGGGGGTCAACAGCAACTGTTCAAGATCAGATTACAGCTGCTATAAACGCCTATAATGCTCAAGGCTTATCTGCTTGGGGTTATTAA
- the sdaAB gene encoding L-serine ammonia-lyase, iron-sulfur-dependent subunit beta, whose amino-acid sequence MKNLKFQSVFDIIGPVMIGPSSSHTAGAVRIGKIVNSIFGEIPDSVTFHLYNSFAKTYRGHGTDKALVAGILGMDTDNPDIKNSLEIAHQKGVRIYWDILKDSNAPHPNTAKITVEKGDKSMSITGVSIGGGNIEVTELNGFSVSLKMNTPTLIIVHQDIPGMIAKVTDILSEHHINIAQMNVTRERAGEKAIMIIEVDSRDCHKAVEQIQQIPHLHNVNFFD is encoded by the coding sequence ATGAAAAATCTAAAATTCCAATCCGTATTCGACATCATCGGTCCCGTGATGATTGGTCCGTCTAGTAGCCATACGGCTGGGGCTGTTCGTATTGGAAAAATTGTTAACTCTATTTTCGGAGAAATTCCCGATTCCGTAACCTTTCATTTGTACAATTCATTTGCTAAGACTTACCGTGGTCATGGAACTGACAAAGCTCTCGTTGCAGGTATCCTTGGCATGGATACTGACAATCCTGACATCAAAAATTCATTAGAAATCGCTCACCAGAAAGGGGTTCGCATTTATTGGGATATTCTCAAAGATAGTAACGCTCCACATCCAAATACCGCTAAAATTACCGTTGAAAAAGGTGACAAAAGCATGAGTATTACTGGCGTATCAATCGGCGGAGGAAATATTGAGGTAACTGAGTTAAATGGTTTCTCTGTATCGCTAAAAATGAATACCCCAACTTTAATTATTGTTCACCAAGACATTCCTGGAATGATTGCCAAAGTGACAGATATTCTATCTGAACATCATATCAACATCGCCCAAATGAATGTAACTCGTGAACGTGCTGGTGAAAAAGCAATCATGATTATCGAAGTTGACTCTCGTGATTGTCACAAAGCTGTTGAACAGATTCAACAAATTCCACATTTGCACAATGTTAATTTCTTTGATTAG
- the yfmH gene encoding EF-P 5-aminopentanol modification-associated protein YfmH: protein MTELKEQIFSEINEKIYSAELENGLKVFLIPKQDFQESCGMMIVNFGSLDTKFTHDGQSKEYNEGIAHFLEHKLFELEDGQDVAELFTNAGANSNAFTTFDKTCYYFSAVDNLEENVTLLQQFISETSFTEASITREKDIIGQEIDMYQDDADYRLYQGILENLYPNTALAQDIAGTQESIENISVADLKENHNIFYSPQEMTLLLVGNFDKDLLFNQIEKEQKEKASKKHVVKRQGLVYEQVVPKKNIQMDVTQPKLAIGYRGAQLPKETSILRQELALRLFFTMLLGWTSKRYQQLYESGQIDDSFDFEIEVCPDFQFLIISLDTLEPIAMANNIRQYLNKVSQSSDLDDLSEEHFKIVKKELYGDFFKSLDSIDNLSAQFINHLSKDETYLDVPKILATLDFAEVLKIGNDFLAHADATEFTILPK from the coding sequence ATGACAGAATTAAAAGAGCAAATTTTTTCAGAAATAAATGAAAAAATTTACTCGGCTGAGTTAGAAAATGGATTGAAAGTTTTTCTGATTCCAAAACAAGATTTTCAAGAAAGCTGTGGAATGATGATTGTAAATTTTGGCTCTCTTGACACGAAGTTTACACATGATGGACAGTCCAAAGAATACAACGAGGGGATTGCTCATTTTTTAGAGCACAAATTGTTTGAATTGGAAGATGGTCAGGATGTTGCGGAGCTATTTACTAATGCGGGAGCAAATAGTAATGCCTTTACAACGTTTGACAAGACTTGCTACTATTTTTCTGCGGTTGACAACCTAGAAGAAAATGTGACACTTCTTCAGCAGTTTATATCAGAAACCTCCTTTACAGAAGCCTCTATTACGCGTGAAAAAGATATTATTGGTCAAGAAATTGACATGTATCAAGATGATGCAGACTACCGTCTTTATCAAGGAATTCTTGAAAATTTATATCCTAACACTGCCCTTGCTCAAGATATTGCTGGCACGCAAGAAAGTATTGAAAATATTTCGGTGGCAGATTTAAAAGAGAATCACAATATTTTCTACTCCCCACAGGAAATGACATTGCTGCTTGTTGGAAATTTCGATAAGGACTTGCTATTTAATCAAATCGAAAAAGAGCAAAAAGAAAAGGCAAGTAAAAAACACGTTGTTAAACGACAAGGTTTGGTGTATGAGCAGGTAGTGCCGAAAAAGAATATTCAAATGGATGTCACTCAACCTAAATTGGCAATTGGTTATAGAGGAGCACAGTTGCCAAAGGAAACTTCAATTTTACGTCAAGAATTGGCGTTGCGATTATTCTTTACCATGTTGCTTGGCTGGACATCAAAACGTTATCAGCAGCTTTATGAAAGTGGACAGATTGATGACTCTTTTGATTTTGAAATTGAAGTTTGTCCAGATTTTCAGTTTTTGATTATTTCTTTAGATACTTTGGAACCAATTGCGATGGCAAATAATATCCGTCAATATTTGAATAAAGTATCTCAATCAAGCGATTTGGACGATTTATCAGAAGAACACTTTAAAATTGTCAAAAAGGAATTGTATGGCGATTTCTTCAAAAGCCTAGATTCTATTGATAACTTATCAGCGCAATTTATTAATCATTTATCAAAAGATGAAACTTACTTAGATGTTCCAAAAATATTAGCAACGTTGGATTTTGCAGAAGTCTTGAAAATCGGTAATGATTTTTTAGCACATGCTGATGCAACAGAATTCACAATCCTGCCAAAATAA
- a CDS encoding energy-coupling factor transporter transmembrane component T family protein, producing MDKLILGRYVPGNSLIHRLDPRSKLLAMILYIVIVFWANNVVTNIIMVAFTLIVVLLSKIKLSFFLKGVQPMIGIILFTTLFQMFFTQGGQTYFQFGFLKITSYGFSQAVLIFMRFVLIIFFSTLLTLTTTPLSLADAVESLLKPFVRFKVPAHEIGLMLSLSLRFVPTLMDDTTRIMKAQRARGVDFGEGNLIQKVKSIIPILIPLFASSFKRADALALAMEARGYQGGDGRTKYRILQWHLKDTLALIVLVILGILLFWLKKS from the coding sequence ATGGATAAATTAATACTCGGACGTTATGTTCCAGGAAATTCTTTGATTCATCGTTTAGATCCACGTAGCAAACTTTTAGCAATGATTTTGTACATTGTTATTGTTTTCTGGGCTAATAATGTGGTGACAAACATTATTATGGTTGCATTCACCTTGATAGTTGTTTTGCTATCAAAGATTAAGTTGAGCTTTTTCTTAAAAGGTGTTCAGCCAATGATTGGTATTATTTTATTCACAACTTTGTTTCAAATGTTTTTTACACAAGGTGGTCAAACCTATTTTCAATTTGGTTTTCTTAAAATAACAAGCTACGGTTTTAGCCAAGCAGTTTTGATTTTTATGCGTTTTGTATTAATCATCTTCTTTTCAACCTTGCTGACTTTGACAACAACACCGTTGAGCCTTGCAGACGCTGTAGAATCACTTCTAAAGCCTTTTGTTCGTTTTAAGGTGCCTGCACACGAAATAGGCTTAATGCTCTCACTAAGCCTACGATTTGTTCCTACCTTGATGGATGACACGACACGTATTATGAAGGCACAGCGAGCGCGTGGTGTGGATTTTGGAGAAGGAAATCTGATTCAAAAGGTAAAATCAATCATTCCAATCCTTATTCCGCTTTTTGCATCGAGTTTTAAACGAGCAGATGCTCTTGCTCTTGCCATGGAAGCACGTGGTTACCAAGGCGGAGATGGACGAACTAAATACCGAATTTTGCAATGGCACCTAAAAGATACTTTGGCTTTAATAGTGTTAGTTATTTTAGGAATTTTGCTATTTTGGCTTAAGAAAAGCTAA
- a CDS encoding helix-turn-helix domain-containing protein, which produces MREQTIGEILREARVAKHLTLEEVEEKTAIPSPHLLALELEQFKLIPKDKIETYLQQYSEAVELDTADLLEKYHEQEVDSSDEEQEEHVVESTTTNTESIVKTPQDETISIAKSASDDSFIIGSRSSRYKGKEKTNSYLPIVMLCLVALGILAFVSFVTWNQLQSDSNNASTSYSVVHSSSSTTTDSTSSESSSSTSESSSSEEDTSLKMSTEGSGNSLTVNLSNVTDSLTVEISLSGADSSWVSVTNSESNDSGTLLSSTGTTSYTAVLPSGTTSSLITLGVTEGVTVTIDGQEVDTSALTSTTLSYITINIQ; this is translated from the coding sequence ATGAGAGAACAAACGATTGGTGAGATTTTAAGAGAAGCTCGGGTGGCAAAACACCTGACATTAGAAGAAGTCGAAGAAAAAACAGCGATTCCTTCGCCACATCTTTTGGCTTTGGAGCTTGAACAATTTAAATTAATCCCTAAAGATAAGATTGAAACTTACTTACAACAATATAGCGAAGCTGTTGAGCTTGACACCGCTGATTTGTTGGAAAAATATCATGAACAAGAAGTTGATTCATCAGATGAGGAGCAAGAAGAGCACGTAGTAGAATCTACCACTACTAATACTGAGAGTATTGTGAAAACGCCGCAAGATGAAACAATTAGCATTGCAAAATCAGCTAGCGATGATAGCTTTATTATTGGCTCACGCTCAAGCCGTTACAAAGGAAAAGAAAAAACAAATTCTTACCTTCCGATTGTGATGCTTTGCTTGGTAGCCTTGGGAATTTTAGCTTTTGTTTCTTTCGTGACTTGGAATCAATTGCAAAGTGATAGCAATAACGCAAGTACAAGCTACTCCGTTGTCCATAGCAGTAGTTCAACAACGACAGACTCAACATCATCAGAAAGTTCTTCTTCAACAAGTGAGTCATCATCTTCTGAGGAAGATACTTCTTTGAAAATGTCCACTGAGGGAAGCGGCAATAGCTTGACAGTAAACTTGTCAAATGTGACAGATAGTTTAACTGTTGAAATTAGTTTATCTGGTGCAGACAGTAGTTGGGTGTCTGTGACAAATTCAGAATCTAATGATTCTGGTACTCTTCTTTCGTCAACTGGAACAACAAGTTATACTGCAGTTCTTCCTTCTGGAACAACAAGTTCTTTGATTACTTTGGGAGTTACTGAAGGTGTGACAGTAACCATTGATGGACAAGAAGTTGACACTTCTGCATTAACAAGTACAACGCTAAGTTATATTACAATTAATATTCAGTAA
- a CDS encoding cold-shock protein: MVQGTVKWFNTDKGFGFISQENGTDVFAHFSEIKSNGFKSLEDGQKVQFDVEQGKRGLQAVNIIKIS; encoded by the coding sequence ATGGTACAAGGTACAGTAAAATGGTTTAATACGGATAAAGGTTTTGGCTTTATCTCTCAAGAAAATGGGACTGATGTGTTCGCACACTTTTCTGAAATTAAATCTAATGGTTTTAAATCTTTAGAGGACGGTCAGAAAGTTCAGTTTGACGTTGAACAAGGAAAACGCGGACTTCAAGCAGTCAATATTATTAAAATTTCTTAA
- the pgsA gene encoding CDP-diacylglycerol--glycerol-3-phosphate 3-phosphatidyltransferase: protein MKIDFTKKENIPNLLTLGRIVMIPLFILILCFWKSSTGHVVAAIVFALASITDYLDGYLARKWQVVTNFGKFADPLADKMLVMTAFIMLVELKMVPAWIAAIIICRELAVTGLRLLLVENGGTVLAAAMPGKIKTFTQMFSIIFLLCHFSIIGTLLLYVALIFTIYSGYDYFKGAGFLFKDTFK, encoded by the coding sequence ATGAAAATCGATTTTACAAAAAAAGAAAACATTCCTAATTTATTAACATTAGGACGTATCGTGATGATTCCGCTCTTCATTCTTATCCTTTGTTTCTGGAAGAGTTCGACAGGGCATGTTGTTGCTGCAATTGTTTTTGCATTGGCAAGCATTACAGACTATTTAGATGGTTATCTTGCAAGAAAATGGCAAGTTGTTACTAACTTTGGTAAATTCGCTGACCCATTAGCCGATAAAATGTTGGTAATGACAGCATTTATTATGCTTGTTGAATTAAAAATGGTTCCTGCTTGGATTGCTGCTATCATTATTTGTCGTGAATTAGCCGTTACAGGACTTCGTCTTTTACTTGTTGAAAATGGTGGAACAGTCTTAGCAGCTGCTATGCCTGGAAAAATCAAAACATTTACACAAATGTTTTCAATTATTTTCTTACTATGCCATTTTTCAATCATTGGCACACTTTTACTTTATGTGGCATTGATTTTTACCATTTATTCAGGATATGATTACTTCAAGGGAGCAGGATTCCTTTTTAAGGATACATTTAAATGA
- the yfmF gene encoding EF-P 5-aminopentanol modification-associated protein YfmF produces MKLVEGVELHLIKSEKFKMNHLAFRFSGDFSQKTVARRVLVAQILATANAEYPTAQRFRERLASLYGATLSTKVSTKGLVHIVDIELAFIKNQFVMTDENLLEEMIDFLYQNLFSPLVTVEQYQSKLFNIEQTNLINYLNADKDDSFYSSELGLKKLFYEDSAFQTSKYGTAELVAAENSYTAFQEFQKMLREDRLDIFLLGEFDDYRMLQLFNRFPFEERHKDLVFDYQQEFTNVIRQQFETKDVNQSVLQLGYHFPIRYQDEEYFTLLVFNGLFGGFAHSRLFTELREKEGLAYTIGSQFDIYTGLLNVYAGIDKKNRNKTLQLINKQFSDIKMGRFSESLLKQTKKMLKVNLKLSCDSPRVIIERDYNHQYLTGNFSVDKIIDKIDNVSKEDVLKLTRKVKLQALYFLEGK; encoded by the coding sequence ATGAAATTAGTTGAGGGTGTTGAATTACATCTTATCAAAAGTGAAAAATTTAAAATGAATCACCTAGCTTTTCGCTTTTCTGGTGACTTTAGTCAAAAAACGGTTGCACGACGTGTTTTAGTCGCGCAAATTTTAGCGACAGCCAATGCGGAATATCCAACAGCTCAGCGTTTTAGAGAGCGTTTAGCTAGTCTTTATGGTGCAACGTTGTCAACCAAAGTGTCAACCAAGGGACTAGTCCATATCGTTGACATTGAGTTGGCTTTTATAAAAAATCAATTTGTAATGACAGATGAAAATCTGTTGGAAGAAATGATTGATTTTCTTTACCAAAATTTATTTTCTCCACTTGTGACGGTTGAGCAATATCAGTCTAAACTTTTTAATATCGAGCAGACCAATTTGATTAATTATTTGAACGCTGATAAAGACGATAGTTTTTATAGCAGTGAGTTGGGGCTTAAGAAACTTTTTTATGAAGATTCTGCTTTTCAAACTTCAAAATATGGAACAGCCGAATTAGTAGCCGCTGAAAATTCTTACACGGCTTTTCAGGAATTTCAGAAAATGTTGCGTGAAGACCGTTTGGACATCTTTTTATTAGGTGAATTTGATGATTATCGTATGCTACAGTTGTTTAATCGTTTTCCGTTTGAAGAACGTCATAAAGATTTAGTATTTGACTACCAACAAGAATTTACAAATGTTATCAGACAACAATTTGAAACTAAAGACGTTAATCAATCAGTTTTACAGCTAGGCTATCATTTTCCAATACGTTATCAAGATGAAGAATACTTTACACTACTAGTCTTTAATGGGCTGTTTGGAGGTTTTGCTCATTCTCGTCTGTTTACAGAATTACGTGAGAAAGAAGGTTTGGCATATACCATAGGAAGTCAATTCGATATTTACACAGGTTTACTGAATGTTTACGCTGGAATTGACAAGAAAAACCGAAATAAAACACTTCAATTAATCAATAAGCAATTTTCGGATATTAAGATGGGGCGCTTCTCTGAATCACTTTTAAAACAAACGAAAAAAATGCTGAAAGTCAATTTAAAATTGTCTTGTGATTCTCCAAGAGTAATCATTGAACGTGACTACAATCATCAGTATCTTACAGGTAATTTTAGTGTTGATAAGATAATTGACAAAATTGACAACGTTAGTAAAGAAGATGTTTTAAAACTTACAAGAAAAGTAAAATTACAGGCGCTTTATTTTTTGGAGGGAAAATAA
- a CDS encoding LysM peptidoglycan-binding domain-containing protein yields MQKNTLKSKSKTIKLGVASAAFAAALIAPAVANADSYTVKSGDTLSEIASTYNTTVEQLASLNSISNVDFITVGQVLELDSTASTTETTTSAATTDDSSSATSTAASTDTTTTSTTYSSNLSSSDAAAKETIAQRESSGSYTAQNGQYYGRYQLTISYLNGDLSAENQERVADAYVASRYGSWSAALAFWNANGWY; encoded by the coding sequence ATGCAAAAAAATACTTTAAAAAGTAAATCGAAAACTATTAAGTTAGGAGTTGCTAGCGCAGCTTTTGCAGCAGCACTGATCGCCCCAGCAGTCGCTAATGCAGATTCTTACACAGTTAAATCAGGTGATACTCTTTCTGAAATTGCCTCAACTTACAATACTACAGTTGAACAATTGGCATCATTAAATAGTATCTCTAACGTTGACTTCATTACTGTTGGTCAAGTCTTAGAATTGGATTCAACAGCTTCAACAACAGAAACTACAACTTCAGCAGCTACTACTGATGATTCATCATCAGCAACATCTACAGCTGCAAGTACAGATACAACTACTACAAGCACAACTTATTCATCAAACTTGAGCTCATCAGATGCAGCTGCTAAAGAAACAATCGCACAACGCGAATCAAGTGGTAGCTACACAGCTCAAAATGGTCAATACTACGGACGTTACCAATTAACGATTTCTTACTTGAATGGTGACTTATCAGCTGAAAACCAAGAACGTGTTGCAGATGCATACGTTGCAAGCCGTTATGGTTCATGGTCAGCAGCCCTTGCTTTCTGGAATGCAAATGGTTGGTATTAA